In one Sebastes umbrosus isolate fSebUmb1 chromosome 13, fSebUmb1.pri, whole genome shotgun sequence genomic region, the following are encoded:
- the arglu1a gene encoding arginine and glutamate-rich protein 1-A: MGRSRSRSSSRSKHSKSSKHSKKRSRSRSRSKDRERSKKRSKSRESKRNRRRESRSRSRSTTASTRRERAAASPPERIDIFGRTLSKRNALDEKQRKEEEERRAEMERQRKIRQQEIEEKLIEEETARRVEELVAKRVEEELEKRKDEIEREVLRRVEEAKRIMERQLLEELERQRQAELSAQKAREEEEKSKREELEKILEENNRKIADAQAKLAEEQLRIVEEQRKIHEERMKLEQDRQKQQKEEQKIILGKGKSRPKLSFSLKATE, from the exons ATGGGCCGATCCCGGAGCCGCAGCTCGTCCCGGTCCAAACACTCCAAAAGCAGCAAGCACAGCAAGAAGCGGAGCCGGTCTCGGTCGCGGTCCAAAGACAGGGAGAGATCCAAGAAGCGCTCCAAGTCCCGAGAGTCGAAGAGGAACCGTCGCAGAGAATCCCGCTCTCGTTCTCGGTCCACCACAGCGTCGACccgcagagagagagcagcagcctcACCGCCGGAGCGCATCGACATCTTCGGTCGGACGCTGAGCAAGAGGAACGCTCTGGACGAGaagcagaggaaggaggaggaggagaggagggccgaaatggagagacagaggaagat CCGGCAGCAGGAGATCGAGGAGAAGCTGATCGAGGAGGAGACGGCACGGCGAGTGGAGGAGCTGGTGGCCAAGCgggtggaggaggagcttgAGAAGCGGAAGGACGAGATCGAGCGGGAGGTGCTGCGGCGCGTCGAGGAGGCGAAGCGCATCATGGAGCggcagctgctggaggagctggagaggcaACGGCAGGCAGAGTTGTCGGCGCAGAAGGCCAGAGAG GAGGAAGAAAAATCTAAGCGGGAGGAGCTGGAAAAAATCCTGGAGGAGAATAACCGCAAGATCGCCGACGCTCAGGCTAAGCTG GCCGAGGAGCAGTTGCGTATTGTAGAGGAGCAGAGAAAGATTCACGAGGAGCGCATGAAGCTGGAGCAGGACCGTCAAAAGCAGCAGAAGGAGGAGCAGAAAATCATCCTCGGCAAGGGCAAGTCCAGGCCCAagctctccttctccctcaaGGCCACCGAATGA